In Prosthecochloris sp. GSB1, the following proteins share a genomic window:
- the argH gene encoding argininosuccinate lyase produces MSTKKGNEKAEKELLWQSRFAEPFDREALLFSSSVDVDKALYQEDIRGSIAHVTMLSEEAIIPVEEARLIIEGLEDIEQEISSGALVPEWEDEDIHTVIENRLKEKIGPIAGKIHSGRSRNDQVATDTRLYLKRMISELDAALGSLKKLLVEKAETYRATIIFGYTHLQRAQPISAGHYYLAYFNMFHRDQERLYDLLKRVDVSPLGAAAFAGSTLPLNARRSMELLDFGSLFDNSIDAVSDRDIVIEFIAACSVVMMHLSRFCEDLILWSSSEFNYVEISDSFSTGSSIMPQKKNADIAELVRGKTGRVYGDLLNILTVMKGLPLSYNRDMQEDKPPLFDAAGTTLSCIRIFTRLLSNTRLNEERLARLTAGDLSLATEIAEYLVKKGLPFRDAHRITGRIVTRSIETDTPLPGLDLDAYREFSELFGEDLYDSLKPDSSVNSKKTHGSTSFSSVEEQLRNAAAKC; encoded by the coding sequence ATGAGCACAAAAAAAGGCAATGAAAAAGCTGAAAAAGAACTTCTCTGGCAGAGCCGTTTCGCCGAACCCTTCGACCGCGAGGCGCTGCTTTTCTCCTCGTCCGTCGACGTGGACAAGGCCCTCTACCAGGAGGATATCAGGGGCTCCATCGCCCATGTGACGATGCTTTCAGAGGAAGCGATCATCCCTGTCGAGGAAGCTCGCCTCATCATCGAGGGCCTGGAGGATATCGAGCAGGAAATCAGCTCGGGAGCGCTCGTGCCGGAATGGGAAGACGAGGACATTCACACGGTCATAGAAAACCGCCTGAAGGAAAAGATCGGCCCCATCGCGGGAAAAATCCATTCGGGCAGAAGCCGCAACGACCAGGTGGCGACCGATACGAGGCTCTACCTGAAACGGATGATTTCAGAACTCGACGCCGCGCTCGGCTCACTGAAGAAACTGCTCGTCGAAAAAGCGGAAACCTACAGGGCCACGATCATCTTCGGCTATACCCACCTGCAGCGGGCCCAGCCGATTTCTGCGGGACACTACTACCTTGCGTACTTCAACATGTTTCACCGCGACCAGGAACGGCTTTACGACCTGCTTAAACGGGTGGACGTCTCCCCTCTCGGGGCCGCGGCCTTCGCCGGGAGCACGCTACCGCTGAACGCAAGGCGCAGCATGGAACTGCTCGACTTCGGTTCGCTCTTCGATAACAGCATCGACGCAGTGAGCGACCGCGACATCGTCATCGAGTTCATCGCCGCCTGCTCGGTCGTCATGATGCATCTGTCGAGGTTCTGCGAGGACCTCATTCTCTGGAGTTCCTCGGAATTCAACTACGTGGAGATAAGCGACTCCTTCTCCACGGGTTCGTCGATCATGCCCCAGAAGAAGAACGCCGACATCGCAGAACTGGTGAGGGGAAAGACGGGGAGGGTCTACGGCGACCTGCTCAACATCCTCACCGTCATGAAGGGCCTGCCGCTTTCCTACAACCGCGACATGCAGGAAGACAAGCCTCCGCTTTTCGACGCGGCGGGAACGACGCTTTCGTGCATCAGGATCTTCACCCGTCTTCTTTCCAACACCAGGCTGAACGAGGAGCGGCTCGCGCGGCTCACGGCCGGGGATCTGAGCCTGGCGACGGAAATCGCGGAGTATCTCGTCAAGAAAGGCCTGCCGTTCAGGGACGCCCACAGGATAACGGGCAGGATCGTCACCCGCTCGATCGAAACCGATACGCCGCTACCCGGACTCGACCTGGACGCCTACCGGGAGTTTTCCGAACTGTTCGGCGA